One genomic segment of Bremerella sp. JC817 includes these proteins:
- a CDS encoding MATE family efflux transporter produces MLDTLERTDSSSPTDEHSWWSRPCGIRELLWIALPLIASTASWSMTSFVDRMFLFWYSPESMAAALPAGMLHFTLLCFPIGLASYLNTFVAQYDGAGRPEQIGAVIRKGVQFGAVMVPLYFLTIPLAAWAFQMVGHAPEVQVLEVRYFQILSFGAGASVVSAAMSCFFTGRGKTTLVMFVEIGSCVLNVVLDGLFVFGFCGEWLEGITGAAVATTASQWFKVIAYFILLWKPARGGEFGLLDWSRDEPGLLGRIFRYGSASGFQVLLEVGTFTGFTFLMGRMGLTAMTASTLAVDINALTFVPMIGLGTGIATLVGREIGHADPRRAATATWSGLVIAVLYAGTMGMTYFLVPDFFLAAHAMGMEPTEFEEIRVLSIFLLRFVAFFCVFDALNVVAVSTLKGAGDVRFIMTVGIVFSLILASVGFAFLSLGQIHVAGLWVVMTSWVILLAITHWVRFFTGQWRQKNVIDPA; encoded by the coding sequence ATGCTAGATACATTAGAACGCACTGATTCGTCGTCTCCTACCGACGAACATAGCTGGTGGAGTCGCCCTTGCGGGATCCGCGAATTGCTGTGGATTGCCCTCCCCCTGATCGCATCGACGGCATCTTGGTCGATGACTAGTTTTGTCGATCGGATGTTCCTCTTCTGGTACTCGCCCGAGTCGATGGCGGCTGCACTTCCTGCGGGAATGCTGCACTTTACGCTGCTTTGCTTCCCGATTGGTCTCGCTTCGTACTTGAACACGTTCGTCGCCCAGTACGACGGAGCTGGCAGGCCCGAGCAGATCGGCGCGGTGATCCGTAAGGGGGTGCAGTTTGGTGCCGTGATGGTGCCGCTTTACTTCCTAACCATTCCATTGGCCGCGTGGGCGTTTCAAATGGTGGGGCATGCGCCCGAGGTGCAGGTCCTGGAAGTCCGCTATTTCCAGATTCTTTCCTTTGGTGCCGGAGCTTCCGTCGTTTCGGCGGCCATGTCCTGCTTTTTCACCGGACGAGGCAAGACGACGCTGGTGATGTTCGTCGAGATTGGCTCGTGCGTTTTGAACGTTGTGCTGGACGGTTTGTTCGTCTTTGGCTTTTGCGGCGAGTGGCTCGAAGGGATCACTGGGGCGGCAGTCGCCACCACGGCCAGCCAATGGTTCAAGGTGATTGCCTACTTCATCTTGCTCTGGAAGCCAGCTCGCGGAGGCGAGTTCGGCTTGCTCGATTGGTCTCGGGACGAACCGGGCTTGCTGGGACGTATCTTCCGCTATGGATCGGCGAGCGGGTTTCAGGTGCTTCTGGAAGTCGGAACGTTCACCGGGTTCACTTTCTTGATGGGGCGGATGGGCCTGACGGCGATGACCGCGTCGACCTTAGCCGTCGATATTAATGCCCTCACGTTTGTGCCGATGATTGGGCTGGGGACCGGCATTGCCACATTGGTGGGGCGAGAGATCGGCCACGCCGACCCCCGGCGGGCGGCAACCGCCACATGGTCCGGGCTGGTGATCGCCGTGCTCTACGCCGGCACGATGGGAATGACCTATTTCCTGGTCCCTGACTTCTTCCTGGCGGCCCATGCGATGGGTATGGAGCCGACCGAGTTCGAAGAGATCCGCGTTTTGAGTATCTTTTTGCTCCGATTCGTGGCGTTCTTTTGCGTGTTTGACGCATTGAATGTGGTCGCGGTGAGCACCCTGAAAGGGGCTGGCGACGTCCGGTTCATCATGACCGTCGGGATTGTTTTCAGCCTAATTCTGGCAAGTGTGGGCTTCGCGTTCCTGTCGCTGGGCCAGATTCATGTTGCCGGCCTGTGGGTTGTCATGACCAGTTGGGTGATTCTGTTAGCCATTACGCACTGGGTGCGGTTCTTTACCGGGCAATGGCGTCAAAAGAATGTCATTGATCCCGCCTAA
- a CDS encoding DoxX family membrane protein, with protein sequence MEGSKKVKSGDFSSAGFLRNAKGPLADNFRNMTFDLYGAERLNKDNIAGRAAGYRDLAIGEFGDNIAPKAQKSLERYLGRINYYFEENAEDIDKYFNEVQVYEKKRQDERYRGVAHYEDRLADKDKELYKSLSKWTKEIATAEADYIDDLNRIGQAETQSNQAIYQINPNMGTVDRLVTWVLFSCGILLILGLCTRLAALAVAGFLAQVMLAQWPFAHGADLTYVYYQSVEFTALLFIAAIGAGKFAGLDYIVWNSITQCCSRGASK encoded by the coding sequence ATGGAAGGATCGAAGAAAGTCAAATCTGGCGACTTCTCGTCGGCTGGATTCCTGCGGAATGCCAAAGGCCCCCTCGCCGATAACTTCCGGAACATGACCTTCGACTTGTACGGAGCCGAGCGTCTTAACAAGGACAACATTGCTGGCCGCGCGGCTGGCTATCGCGATCTGGCGATCGGCGAGTTCGGCGACAACATCGCACCGAAGGCGCAGAAGTCGCTCGAACGCTACCTCGGTCGTATCAATTACTACTTTGAAGAGAACGCCGAAGACATCGACAAGTACTTCAACGAAGTCCAGGTCTATGAAAAGAAGCGTCAGGATGAACGTTACCGTGGTGTGGCCCACTACGAGGATCGTTTGGCCGACAAAGACAAAGAGCTGTACAAGAGTCTGAGCAAGTGGACAAAAGAAATTGCCACTGCTGAAGCCGATTACATCGACGATCTGAACCGCATCGGCCAGGCCGAAACGCAGTCGAATCAAGCGATCTATCAGATCAACCCAAACATGGGAACTGTCGACCGTTTGGTGACTTGGGTGCTTTTTAGCTGCGGTATCCTGTTGATTCTGGGACTGTGTACGCGGTTAGCTGCTTTGGCGGTTGCCGGCTTCCTGGCTCAGGTGATGTTAGCTCAGTGGCCATTTGCCCACGGGGCCGACCTTACCTACGTTTACTATCAATCGGTCGAGTTCACCGCATTGCTGTTCATCGCAGCGATCGGTGCAGGCAAGTTTGCCGGGCTGGACTATATCGTTTGGAACTCTATTACCCAGTGCTGCAGCCGCGGTGCATCTAAATAA
- a CDS encoding Gfo/Idh/MocA family oxidoreductase, protein MNLKPEELAVGKENFNEALGVNRRDFLKGVVAAGAVSGAGLGAMYFGYSKVKDPVRIGVIGTGDEGSVLIGALNPEYVDVVAISDIRPYNVHRAFHGDHSSPAALDARKGLMSVYDWKTEDEAKKHVKVYADYKELLADPNVEAVICALPLFIHKQVAMDAMAAGKHVLTEKLMAHTVMQCKEMARMAEEQNLYLATGHQRHYSVLYDNAVNLIQWGVLGEIHHIRAQWHRGNLPGGDSWQQPLPGGEKLADGKVVDEIKARMGAYKKRAESESDPALRAQYKALFAQYEAWNEDRNIDPTKYGYNDFNITNRQGEDRKISAMEELCRWRLWDRTGGGLMAELGSHQLDAASIFISALRKDGKKAHPLAVSATGGRHIFGYDRDADDHVYCMFEFPGSGYDPEFPVGYYDNVTNWPPKGKGVPSYDEDPHKKVVVTYSSINGNGFGGYGEVVMGTKGSLVLHNEKDVALYKNGVSADTKLSVKKDAGGPTMDTQASGGQTKAASLANAATQGPVSRGYTEEIEHWAYCIRNQDAENKPKCHPEVAMADAVIALTARLAIQRSNQGKGSYVAFKEEWFDVHNDATPEQDLA, encoded by the coding sequence ATGAATTTGAAACCAGAAGAACTCGCCGTCGGCAAGGAAAACTTCAACGAAGCTTTGGGGGTCAACCGTCGTGACTTCCTGAAAGGCGTTGTCGCGGCTGGAGCCGTGTCGGGTGCTGGCCTGGGGGCCATGTATTTCGGCTACTCGAAGGTCAAAGATCCGGTTCGCATCGGTGTCATCGGTACCGGTGACGAAGGTAGCGTGCTGATCGGTGCCTTGAATCCAGAATACGTCGACGTCGTCGCCATTTCGGACATTCGTCCTTACAACGTGCATCGTGCCTTCCACGGCGACCATTCGAGCCCAGCGGCCTTGGATGCTCGTAAGGGTTTGATGTCGGTCTACGACTGGAAGACCGAAGACGAAGCCAAGAAGCACGTGAAGGTCTATGCAGACTACAAAGAACTGCTCGCCGACCCGAACGTCGAAGCCGTTATTTGTGCTCTGCCGCTGTTCATCCACAAGCAAGTCGCTATGGATGCCATGGCCGCCGGCAAGCACGTGCTGACCGAGAAGCTGATGGCCCATACGGTCATGCAGTGTAAGGAAATGGCACGTATGGCCGAGGAACAGAACCTGTACCTCGCCACCGGTCACCAACGTCATTACAGCGTGCTTTACGACAATGCAGTGAACCTGATCCAGTGGGGCGTGTTGGGTGAAATCCATCACATCCGCGCTCAGTGGCACCGTGGTAATCTGCCAGGTGGCGATAGCTGGCAACAGCCACTGCCAGGCGGCGAAAAGCTGGCCGATGGCAAGGTAGTCGACGAAATCAAGGCGAGGATGGGTGCCTACAAGAAGCGTGCTGAATCGGAAAGTGATCCAGCACTGAGAGCTCAATACAAGGCGTTGTTCGCCCAGTACGAAGCTTGGAACGAAGACCGCAACATCGACCCAACCAAGTACGGTTACAACGACTTCAACATCACCAACCGCCAAGGCGAAGATCGCAAGATCTCGGCGATGGAAGAACTGTGCCGTTGGCGTTTGTGGGATCGTACCGGTGGTGGTCTGATGGCCGAACTGGGGAGCCACCAGTTGGACGCCGCGTCGATCTTCATCAGTGCCCTGCGTAAGGATGGCAAGAAGGCTCATCCACTCGCCGTCAGTGCGACCGGTGGCCGTCACATCTTTGGTTACGACCGCGATGCCGACGATCACGTCTACTGCATGTTCGAGTTCCCAGGCAGTGGCTACGACCCCGAATTCCCAGTCGGTTACTACGACAACGTCACCAACTGGCCGCCTAAGGGCAAGGGTGTTCCTTCGTACGACGAAGATCCACACAAGAAGGTTGTGGTGACCTACTCGTCCATCAACGGTAACGGCTTTGGTGGTTACGGCGAAGTGGTCATGGGTACCAAGGGTTCGCTCGTCCTGCACAATGAAAAGGACGTCGCTCTCTATAAGAACGGCGTTTCGGCCGACACCAAGCTGAGCGTTAAGAAAGACGCTGGCGGTCCAACCATGGACACCCAGGCCAGCGGTGGTCAGACGAAGGCAGCTTCGCTCGCCAACGCTGCGACTCAGGGCCCTGTCAGCCGTGGTTACACCGAAGAGATCGAACACTGGGCTTACTGCATCCGCAACCAAGATGCCGAGAACAAGCCGAAGTGTCATCCAGAAGTTGCCATGGCCGACGCCGTCATCGCTTTGACCGCACGTCTGGCGATTCAGCGATCGAACCAGGGCAAGGGCAGCTACGTTGCCTTCAAGGAAGAATGGTTCGACGTCCACAACGACGCGACGCCAGAGCAAGATCTGGCTTAA